A genomic stretch from Candidatus Omnitrophota bacterium includes:
- the tuf gene encoding elongation factor Tu (EF-Tu; promotes GTP-dependent binding of aminoacyl-tRNA to the A-site of ribosomes during protein biosynthesis; when the tRNA anticodon matches the mRNA codon, GTP hydrolysis results; the inactive EF-Tu-GDP leaves the ribosome and release of GDP is promoted by elongation factor Ts; many prokaryotes have two copies of the gene encoding EF-Tu), whose amino-acid sequence MVMPGDNVTFEVALITPIAMEKELRFAIREGGHTVGAGVVTEVIE is encoded by the coding sequence AGATGGTGATGCCCGGAGACAATGTGACCTTTGAAGTAGCGCTGATCACTCCCATCGCCATGGAAAAAGAGCTGCGCTTCGCCATACGCGAAGGCGGCCATACCGTAGGCGCGGGCGTGGTAACCGAAGTTATAGAGTAA